The following proteins are encoded in a genomic region of Colletotrichum higginsianum IMI 349063 chromosome 9, whole genome shotgun sequence:
- a CDS encoding GTPase-activator protein for Ras-like GTPase: MGIPAAFRWLSNKYPKIISPVIEEQPVKMEDGSEIPVDTTGPNPNGEELDNLYLDMNGIVHPCSHPEDRPAPKDEEEMMLEVFKYTDRVVNMVRPRKLLMIAVDGVAPRAKMNQQRSRRFRSAQEAQEKEEDKQELLKLLKQQNGGVVSDDSLESVTKKAFDSNSITPGTPFMDILAASLRYWCAYKLNTDPAWAKLKIIISDATVPGEGEHKIMNFVRSQRISPDFDPNTRHVIYGLDADLIMLGLATHEPHFRVLREDVFFQDSKARMCKLCGQKGHEARACRGQAKEKVGEFDEQEKNLALKPFIWLHVSILREYLAAELNVPGLPFRFDLERAIDDWVFMCCFVGNDFLPHLPALEIRENGIDTLTAIWKDNLPFMGGYVVKDGHVDLGRAQLILNGLAKQEDAIFKRRKETEDRKEASFKRRKLQEERNPRFAKPKQVDNAAAGLTLFPAAGGPNGITHDMVVGRSSNMNANTANKSAASAIRDQLKGLMSKTEPGQAADAGEKANGEVPSTPDQKSVLGKRKAEEAAAQAGSTPASATGPSTPSAAEEAAVDHVRMWEEGYADRYYEQKFHVDRSDHEFRHKVARAYVEGLSWVLLYYFQGCPSWEWYYPYHYAPFAADFVDLDKMEVQFEKGRISKPFEQLMSVMPAASRSALPEVFHDLMLNEDSEVIDFYPTEFEIDLNGKKMAWQGVALLPFIEMPRLLAAVEKKYPLLSAADQARNGVGRDVLLLSDAHHELYDEITTGFYSKKQGAPTLKLNPRTSDGLAGNVEKIPDYLPHGELVYPLERGGMPNLDYDRSLRVWYTFPTSTHPHKSMLLRGVKPPAPALDRNDIETLKGKSNRSGRGYGGVPFQRGGHHDGGRRGNFSYAPAGGHGRQDRGPPSHSSNNYGHGQHGYQPPGPPPIQSSWHPPPPGHPGFGMGLPPPPPPAGYGNDGRVSNGSYRGGAYGQNQNYGPPPPGPNSHYGHTDGGQQGGRGGYQGRGGYSGGRGGSSYGGGGGGGRYNGGRNNYRGTRIVLLSESGSSSSKPTIASATAIRRFIPLPHPPSVAFAFTLPLRTYFSFSSSPLASTYIRELFCNVVAKSQSELEDAERHTGAEMNGDAGLVGCLVDRLATRLPHRTGTHGQELQQDEIVLITRSTLVKISTSALAFVLDSLVALLEDIIRNYKGIPPPTHPPHVLLSEVYVLALAADCCTAHWDHVKAQGLRQPPVSTDPRRVAPAIVPEPLDEGLVNRVFDLVKWLVEPIPEGYVLPSSTILDDTPRHTDSVARSTSGLPSPLPVDADASEDDDALPITQLAVLEPCVRVIVEYVTASTWSCSFDYFRNVVYTVRTAAVVQAAPGQSAAAPDDDKASLAVLKILSFFWVDAQKLGLIIQEICSSFLHFRKSFQNTVAVVAPLLITRWLDRHPHEFVQQHTLHKRLDGGADTLFDMTQTVVDNGRKKGMLYPLQTTLLFLLPDVFEVASNLREAKSSSMAKKVGFLDNLRKALRNKNEQAAYSLVSLLRASRHFIAEDDAALVSYAMDVQDEVREAVFRRGNDSSLFDQDLMTAAFVSLAELSLDSCVDSLSQSYLSLSSPQAFKTAVVQGCRYFARQNDSRVYEQLFAMAGPFMRTQLKAVADLPAESTAVALALPRRDSNLHSFTNMACDVLKFLDASPRSLFDGDGQAEPTTGAADEDVFLSFLSCVVSANPTIRRLATGVAKRLFSDNSILDTLHSCGRLTSATLKREFWRRSSLVLLNMCNDVTSDGDGPTIKAIHEYLEARKFLLASLRELSDIPEGVSEIEAASSRLETTLLVSLCSADVETCQTVTACIGLFFEENSLVDVASDAAKGFATLLRNGEVYGEIASRAFRFTGLVAFQKRVRGLLRRLQYPTSGILSAWEYGFERWLLLSREVSMAPVDAVDERTLTEWRNYSGFLASLGGICTANQAIILEEPTLGVLRWIDRLPSENHEEPLLGRYLKLSIQLLGCASVRIREATREVLSSEVSSTLYQSLFKALESELEVLFTGALAPSDKAQDVEIIFAEQAISLLKALVERLESPSDLGAASAIHLGALALNFAKFLDGVSDSTNTLRVKIKVCQLCEAVTKRKEHLNLRDDVRIRNQLLEYIFGWIARPRSPRLDSTTSSSGGRLDEVVRVQKDLDKACLKSLAELTFRLPLQPGEGQTDAGTSELKSQMFHTYFNRFLSLLNHESPEGARNELMAGMSSRDEGGSSSEYAITILSNLLSANIDVGLKHSLNIGYHDNVEIRTAFVKVLYNILIQGTEFSNLTDAAVSEKYDELLELLTKDMTLVAAMSAVCPSSEVDELTVSLLTIFEHRGLSFELLEVLIKQEIQETDNESEILRRTCVATKMLSVYAKWKGQPYLKATLQKVVERLMLTSKDLDLELDPARVGSTDELQKNALQLRIVAKVFIDDICASSSSMPASFRKICNIISTAVLPRFQEAKYTAVGAFVFLRFFCPAIVAPEVEGLVSTTPSKEMRRGLLLIAKVIQNLANNVLFGAKEPYMFPLNDFLTQNIYRVTTFLREISVPPENLETPPTIESFDFGSCVALHRFLYDHWDHMRQRLVTQERRDFVRSPAEVSRGRSPVLEPLRNLITNLGPPPLAVTWNRPQISSNTPPSYSRFQNFMLRNAFRSTESFITARAVYDGGESKDSLSIICIILRHIDAENIDYDTLLYCYLKIASRLWHKPFGLLIDATCYNGQNEPQDDLFKKLEQLTPVELSKNLVRIYVYNMNSAFRKCFRRLLRVSAKSDNSVFNPKNVDYHLIGSLQDLQAHFHLSQLHLPKETISVVTDTRYVFQPITRLSKTKGKIEVVIKVGSQFVQVTTTKKQEVFPGYRLSTTVNDIFRLGEVEEAPTSIQTEDDSAFGLRADNGKIVMYFTSPKKADVLQTIRGAKAKYGKDTRTHKAYERLIRPQDVPGTLLNLALTNLSSSDHVLRLSSYNLLGALCKAFKFGAASNLMCTKDVSVPMDPSHFIIKISRQLATSEPQLTFDFLTEFFVGWETFTEEQKPLSLAYMAPWLPGLRTAVLANEPDAEKGKEKIAALFRKLIDVAISDHGLTYTLEQVVWPAIYQDETILDIFLEELMRAALSFSFAEEPMEALSSIVSGMGSITLRGKVISRLRKALNRSSLRPTKYLPDNAVWAEICVLLHFCLSLSFDNGVQSQLYLPEIFHIVTILANTGAPEVRLLVHRLLVNTVHAACTSFNLDDTRFNKLRGSLDFLSEPRSEIFSAPPPFLRDGASMSTTQEAGPSLTATENLAAVLFEVCSVAAPSVDISNAWRSRWMSLVASTAFQNNPAIQPRAFAVMGCLAREEVDDDLLYQVLVALRNSVGRLGEDTNSDMLISIVTSLSKMMAKLPSASRYGLQLFWLAISLLRLVPPALFNCTAQFLEAVMTNISTVGDLRGDKMGPLLLQGRVQLEEAALPLDDAYGIHFTAENFHFAVCACLARGLADTTTKTNATRVLSAFLDMAGNPVGGAGHPSDDISRSPYMALILARTVGSDELRDSLWLAGINPLLLGDVTGIQRYEDLGGMKDKDLLLNTAIELIDFQYLEDALQNRTLRWLTELATVRPAVIMHL, from the exons ATGGGTATCCCAGCCGCTTTTCGATGGCTGTCCAACAAATACCCCAAGATCATCTCGCCCGTCATTGAGGAGCAACCGGTCAAGATGGAGGATGGCTCCGAGATTCCAGTCGACACCACTGGACCAAACCCCAACGGTGAGGAGCTTGACAACCTGTATCTCGACATGAACGGTATCGTCCATCCTTGTTCTCATCCCGAGGATCGCCCGGCTCCcaaggacgaagaggagatgATGCTCGAGGTCTTCAAATACACCGATCGTGTTGTCAATATGGTACGCCCGCGCAAGCTGCTCATGATTGCCGTTG ATGGCGTCGCCCCCCGTGCCAAGATGAACCAGCAGCGCTCTCGTCGATTCCGATCTGCGCAGGAAGCCcaggaaaaagaagaggataAGCAAGAGCTTCTTAAGCTGTTGAAACAGCAGAATGGCGGTGTAGTGTCCGACGACAGTTTGGAAAGCGTCACGAAGAAGGCATTCGACTCAAATTCCATTACTCCCGGAACTCCATTCATGGATATCCTGGCGGCGAGTCTGCGATACTGGTGCGCATACAAGCTCAACACGGATCCGGCTTGGGCCAAGCTCAAGATCATTATTTCCGATGCGACAGTccccggcgagggcgagcatAAGATCATGAACTTTGTGCGGTCTCAGCGCATATCTCCCGACTTTGATCCGAACACGCGCCACGTCATTTacggcctcgatgccgatTTGATCATGCTTGGCCTCGCAACCCACGAGCCTCATTTCAGAGTTCTGCGTGAGGATGTCTTCTTCCAAGATAGCAAGGCCAGGATGTGCAAGCTGTGCGGCCAGAAGGGACACGAGGCTCGTGCCTGTCGCGGACAAGCCAAAGAGAAGGTTGGCGAATTTGATGAGCAGGAGAAGAATCTTGCTCTGAAGCCCTTCATCTGGCTTCACGTCTCCATTCTCCGAGAGTATCTGGCCGCAGAGCTCAATGTTCCAGGTTTGCCCTTCCGGTTCGATCTGGAGAGAGCCATCGACGACTGGGTCTTCATGTGTTGTTTTGTGGGTAACGACTTTTTGCCTCACTTGCCAGCGCTTGAGATCCGAGAGAACGGAATCGACACCCTGACAGCTATCTGGAAGGACAACCTACCCTTCATGGGCGGTTATGTCGTCAAGGACGGCCACGTTGACCTAGGTCGTGCGCAGCTTATTCTCAATGGTCTGGCGAAGCAAGAGGACGCTATCTtcaagagaagaaaagagactGAAGATCGGAAGGAGGCCAGCTTCAAGCGGAGAAAGCTGCAGGAAGAGCGCAACCCCAGATTCGCCAAACCAAAACAAGTCGACAATGCGGCAGCAGGCTTGACCTTGTtcccagcagcaggaggccCAAATGGTATTACCCACGATATGGTGGTTGGCCGCTCGTCCAATATGAATGCCAATACTGCCAACAAGAGCGCCGCAAGCGCCATTCGCGACCAACTCAAAGGCTTGATGTCCAAGACAGAGCCTGGCCAAGCAGCCGACGCTGGTGAGAAGGCGAATGGGGAGGTTCCGAGCACTCCGGACCAGAAGTCTGTGCTTGGTAAACGAAAGGCCGAAGAGGCGGCAGCGCAGGCCGGCTCGACTCCGGCTAGTGCGACGGGCCCAAGCACACCATCTGCTGCCGAAGAAGCTGCAGTAGACCATGTTAGGATGTGGGAAGAGGGTTATGCCGATCGATACTACGAGCAGAAGTTCCACGTTGACCGCAGCGACCACGAGTTTCGGCACAAGGTTGCAAGGGCCTACGTTGAGGGCCTGTCATGGGTGCTTTTGTACTATTTCCAGGGCTGCCCGTCTTGGGAATGGTACTACCCGTACCACTACGCTCCATTCGCCGCAGACTTTGTCGATCTTGACAAGATGGAGGTTCAGTTTGAAAAGGGCCGCATCTCGAAGCCGTTCGAGCAACTGATGAGTGTGATGCCAGCCGCTTCTCGCAGTGCGCTGCCCGAAGTTTTCCATGACCTCATGTTGAACGAGGACAGCGAAGTCATCGACTTCTACCCGACCGAGTTTGAGATTGATCTGAACGGAAAGAAGATGGCGTGGCAGGGGGTGGCCCTTCTGCCTTTTATTGAGATGCCGAGATTGTTGGCCGCCGTCGAAAAGAAGTACCCTCTGCTGAGTGCGGCAGATCAGGCACGCAACGGTGTAGGCAGAGACGTGCTGCTTCTGTCAGATGCCCACCACGAGTTGTACGATGAGATCACGACTGGGTTTTACTCCAAGAAGCAGGGGGCCCCCACTCTGAAACTCAACCCGCGGACTAGTGACGGGCTGGCCGGCAACGTCGAGAAGATACCGGATTATCTGCCACACGGGGAGTTGGTGTATCCCTTGGAGCGTGGAGGGATGCCTAACCTCGACTACGACAGGTCGCTCAG GGTTTGGTACACGTTTCCAACAAGCACGCACCCTCACAAGTCTATGCTACTGCGGGGAGTCAAGcctccggctccggcctTGGACCGCAACGACATAGAGACACTTAAAGGAAAGTCGAATCGTTCCGGACGGGGCTATGGCGGCGTCCCTTTCCAGCGCGGCGGCCACCACGACGGCGGTCGTCGGGGCAACTTCAGCTACGCTCCCGCCGGTGGGCATGGTCGTCAAGACCGCGGACCCCCATCGCACTCGAGCAACAACTATGGACATGGACAACATGGATACCAGCCACCCGGGCCACCACCGATCCAGTCATCGTGGCAccctccgccgccagggCACCCCGGGTTCGGCATGGGActtcctccgccgccgccacccgcGGGCTACGGTAACGATGGGCGAGTATCAAATGGGTCGTACCGCGGAGGCGCCTACGGCCAGAATCAGAATTACGGGCCACCGCCACCGGGACCCAACTCTCACTACGGCCACACTGATGGAGGTCAGCAGGGAGGTCGAGGCGGCTACCAAGGCCGGGGTGGTTATAgcggtggccgtggtggtagtagttatggaggaggtggcggcggcggaagatATAATGGCGGACGCAACAATTACCG AGGGACACGAATAGTT CTGTTGTCCGAATCCGGTTCTAGTAGCAGCAAGCCAACAATCGCCTCTGCTACGGCTATCCGACGCTTCATTCCCCTCCCGCACCCACCATCCGTCGCCTTTGCCTTCACCCTACCTCTCCGTACCTACTTCTCcttctcatcctcgcccCTCGCTTCTACCTACATACGAGAATTATTCTGCAACGTCGTGGCCAAGTCTCAATCTGAGCTTGAGGACGCAGAAAGACACACTGG CGCAGAAATGAACGGCGACGCTGGTCTCGTCGGCTGCCTGGTCGATAGGCTCGCCACCAGG CTCCCCCACAGGACAGGAACCCACGGACAGGAGCTTCAACAGGACGAAATCGTCCTCATTACGAGGTCGACCCTTGTCAAGATTAGCACTTCTGCCCTCGCCTTTGTGCTCGATTCCCTTGTCGCTCTCCTCGAAGATATAATACGAAACTACAAGGGCATCCCCCCACCTACACACCCGCCACACGTACTCCTTTCCGAGGTTTACGTTCTCGCTTTGGCTGCCGACTGCTGTACCGCCCATTGGGACCACGTCAAGGCCCAGGGCTTGCGCCAACCTCCCGTCAGCACCGACCCCCGCCGCGTTGCTCCGGCAATTGTTCCCGAACCACTGGACGAGGGTCTTGTCAACCGCGTGTTCGACTTGGTCAAATGGCTGGTTGAGCCCATCCCCGAGGGCTACGTCCTACCGTCCTCTACCATTCTCGACGACACACCGAGACATACCGATAGTGTAGCCCGCTCTACAAGCggtcttccctcccccctccccgttgACGCTGATGCTTccgaggatgatgacgcTCTACCCATCACTCAACTCGCCGTATTGGAGCCGTGCGTGAGGGTCATTGTTGAATACGTcacggcctcgacctggTCTTGCTCCTTCGACTATTTCAGAAACGTCGTGTATACCGTCCGTACCGCGGCCGTTGTGCAGGCCGCCCCCGGTCAATCAGCTGCTGCACCTGATGACGACAAGGCCTCCCTAGCGGTGCTCAAgatcttgtccttcttctggGTCGATGCTCAGAAGCTCGGACTCATCATTCAGGAGATATGTTCCAGCTTCCTGCATTTCCGAAAGTCCTTCCAGAACACGGTGGCCGTTGTTGCCCCCTTACTCATCACTAGGTGGCTTGACCGACATCCCCATGAATTCGTGCAGCAACACACTCTACACAagcgcctcgacggcggcgctgacACTTTGTTTGACATGACGCAGACCGTTGTTGATAATGGTCGTAAGAAGGGAATGCTGTACCCATTGCAAACGACCCTACTCTTCCTTCTACCCGACGTATTCGAAGTGGCTAGTAATCTCCGAGAGGCCAAGAGCAGTAGCATGGCTAAGAAAGTCGGTTTCTTGGACAACCTCCGGAAGGCCCTCAGGAACAAGAATGAGCAAGCCGCGTATTCCCTGGTGTCTTTGCTGAGAGCATCGCGTCACTTCATTGCGGAAGATGATGCAGCGCTGGTGAGCTACGCCATGGATGTGCAAGACGAGGTCCGCGAAGCCGTCTTCCGCCGGGGGAATGACTCTTCCTTGTTCGACCAAGATTTGATGACTGCAGCTTTTGTGAGCTTGGCTGAGCTGAGCCTGGACAGTTGTGTCGACTCGCTCAGCCAGTCGTATCTCAGTCTATCATCGCCACAGGCCTTCAAGACGGCTGTTGTGCAAGGTTGCCGTTATTTTGCGCGCCAGAACGACTCTCGAGTTTATGAGCAACTCTTTGCAATGGCTGGACCGTTTATGCGTACTCAGCTCAAG GCCGTTGCGGATCTACCGGCAGAATCTACTGCCGTAGCTCTCGCGTTACCGCGACGTGACTCGAATCTTCACTCCTTTACGAATATGGCATGTGATGTTCTCAAGTTCTTGGACGCTTCGCCTCGCTCCCTTTTTGATGGCGACGGACAAGCTGAACCTACTACTGGCGCTGCCGACGAAGATGTCTTCTTATCCTTCTTATCGTGCGTTGTATCTGCCAACCCTACCATCCGAAGACTTGCCACCGGGGTTGCGAAGCGCCTCTTTTCAGACAATTCCATATTGGATACCCTCCACTCCTGTGGAAGACTGACTTCGGCAACACTCAAGAGGGAATTCTGGAGGCGCAG CTCGTTGGTTCTGCTGAACATGTGCAATGATGTTACATCCGATGGAGACGGACCAACTATCAAGGCCATCCACGAGTACCTCGAGGCTCGCAAGTTTCTGCTGGCGTCACTGCGT GAGCTATCAGATATTCCCGAAGGCGTTTCCGAAATCGAGGCAGCCTCTTCTAGGCTTGAGACGACCCTCCTCGTCTCGTTGTGTTCTGCCGATGTCGAAACCTGTCAGACAGTGACAGCGTGTATAGGCCTCTTCTTTGAGGAGAATAGCCTCGTCGATGTTGCCTCGGACGCTGCCAAAGGATTCGCCACGCTGCTTCGCAACGGCGAGGTGTATGGCGAGATCGCCTCCAGAGCTTTCAGGTTCACCGGGCTCGTGGCTTTCCAGAAGAGAGTTCGTGGTCTACTCCGCCGTCTGCAATACCCCACGAGTGGCATTCTCTCGGCGTGGGAATACGGTTTTGAGAGGTGGCTGCTTCTCTCAAGGGAAGTCTCCATGGCGCCAGTTGATGCTGTTGACGAGAGAACGTTGACTGAATGGCGAAACTACTCGGGTTTCCTTGCGTCTCTGGGGGGCATTTGCACTGCAAACCAGGCAATCATCCTCGAGGAACCCACTCTGGGCGTCTTGAGATGGATCGACAGGCTCCCTTCAGAGAACCACGAAGAGCCTCTACTTGGCAGATATCTCAAGCTCAGCATCCAGCTCCTAGGCTGCGCAAGCGTTAGGATCAGAGAGGCTACGCGGGAGGTTTTGTCGAGCGAGGTCTCGTCTACGCTCTATCAGTCCCTCTTCAAGGCTCTTGAATCCGAACTAGAGGTTCTTTTCACGGGGGCATTGGCACCGAGCGATAAGGCGCAGGATGTCGAAATCATTTTTGCCGAACAAGCTATTTCACTTCTGAAGGCGCTTGTGGAGCGTCTCGAAAGTCCCTCGGATCTGGGTGCCGCTTCAGCCATAcatctcggcgccctcgcaCTCAATTTCGCTAAATTTCTCGACGGCGTTAGTGACAGCACCAACACTTTGCGGGTGAAGATCAAGGTCTGTCAATTGTGCGAGGCTGTCACGAAGAGAAAAGAGCATCTGAACCTTAGGGACGATGTGCGGATCAGGAACCAGCTCCTTGAGTATATCTTCGGTTGGATTGCTCGGCCTCGTTCTCCACGGCTCGACTCAACTACCAGCAGCTCGGGCGGTCGTCTTGATGAGGTTGTAAGGGTGCAGAAGGACCTCGACAAGGCGTGTCTGAAGTCGCTGGCCGAACTTACGTTTCGCCTCCCGCTGCAGCCCGGTGAAGGACAGACCGATGCTGGCACAAGCGAGCTCAAGTCGCAGATGTTCCACACATATTTTAATCGCTTCCTCTCGTTGCTCAACCACGAGTCTCCCGAGGGCGCCAGAAATGAACTCATGGCGGGCATGTCAAGTCGAGACGAAGGCGGATCTTCCTCGGAATATGCCATCACCATCCTCTCGAATCTGCTTAGTGCTAATATCGATGTCGGCCTGAAGCACTCCTTGAACATTGGGTACCACGATAACGTCGAGATCAGGACAGCATTTGTCAAAGTCCTGTACAACATCCTCATCCAGGGCACAGAGTTCAGCAATCTTACAGATGCTGCCGTCAGCGAGAAATACGATGAGTTGCTTGAG CTTCTCACCAAAGACATGACGCTTGTTGCCGCCATGAGTGCTGTGTGTCCGAGCAGTGAGGTTGACGAGCTGACCGTCTCATTGCTTACCATTTTCGAGCACCGTGGTCTCAGCTTCGAGCTACTGGAAGTCCTCATAAAGCAAGAGATACAGGAAACAG ATAACGAATCCGAGATTCTCCGAAGGACCTGCGTGGCAACTAAGATGCTTTCCGTTTACGCCAAGTGGAAGGGGCAGCCGTACCTCAAGGCTACCTTGCAGAAGGTTGTTGAAAGGCTGATGCTCACCTCAAAGGACTTGGATCTCGAACTGGACCCAGCCAGAGTCGGCTCTACGGATGAGCTGCAGAAGAACGCTCTCCAACTGCGTATTGTAGCTAAGGTGTTCATCGACGACATTTGTGCCTCGTCCTCCAGTATGCCGGCTTCATTTCGCAAGATTTGCAACATA ATATCTACTGCAGTGCTTCCGCGGTTTCAAGAGGCCAAGTACACAGCTGTGGGAGCCTTTGTTTTCCTCAGGTTCTTCTGCCCAGCTATCGTTGcgcccgaggtcgagggcctggTCTCGACAACGCCTTCCAAGGAAATGCGCCGGGGTCTTCTTTTGATTGCCAAGGTTATCCAGAACCTCGCAAACAACGTGCTCTTCGGAGCTAAGGAGCCGTACATGTTCCCCTTGAACGATTTCCTCACCCAGAACATATACCGCGTCACTACTTTCTTGCGCGAGATATCT GTGCCTCCTGAAAATCTGGAAACTCCGCCCACCATAGAGTCATTTGACTTCGGCTCGTGTGTCGCTTTGCATCGGTTCTTGTATGATCACTGGGATCACATGCGGCAGAGACTCGTCACCCAAGAGCGAAGGGACTTTGTGCGGTCGCCAGCCGAGGTATCTCGGGGTCGATCACCTGTCCTCGAACCTCTTCGCAACCTCATCACGAATCTGGGACCGCCGCCCTTGGCCGTCACCTGGAACAGGCCACAGATCTCTTCAAATACTCCACCGTCGTACTCACGTTTCCAGAATTTCATGCTTCGGAACGCCTTTCGTAGTACCGAGTCCTTCATCACGGCTAGGGCCGTGTACGACGGAGGCGAGAGCAAG GATTCTTTGTCCATTATTTGCATCATTCTAAGACATATCGATGCCGAGAACATTGACTATGATACTCTGTTGTATTGCTACTTGAAG ATTGCAAGCCGTCTGTGGCATAAGCCCTTTGGTCTGCTCATCGATGCCACTTGCTACAATGGCCAAAACGAGCCCCAGGACGATCTATTCAAAAAACTCGAACAACTTACACCAGTCGAGTTGTCCAAGAACCTCGTTAGGATCTATGTGTACAACATGAACAGCGCATTCAG GAAGTGTTTTCGGAGGCTGCTCAGAGTCTCTGCGAAGAGTGATAACAGTGTTTTCAACCCAAAGAACGTTGACTACCATTTGATTGGTAGTTTGCAAGATCTGCAAGCTCACTTCCACCTCAGCCAACTCCATCTCCCCAAGGAAACGATTAGCGTCGTGACGGACACTCGGTATGTATTTCAGCCTATTACTCGGCTGTCAAAGACGAAGGGCAAAATCGAAGTAGTCATCAAGGTCGGCAGCCAGTTCGTACAAGTTACGACCACCAAGAAACAAGAGGTCTTCCCTGGCTACCGGCTCAGCACCACCGTCAACGACATCTTCAGACTCGGCGAGGTGGAAGAAGCACCCACGTCGATTCAAACAGAGGACGACTCAGCTTTCGGCCTGCGTGCGGACAATGGCAAGATTGTCATGTACTTCACCAGCCCTAAAAAGGCCGACGTGCTGCAGACGATCCGTGGTGCCAAGGCTAAATATGGCAAGGACACAAGAACACACAAAGCCTACGAGCGACTGATCCGTCCGCAGGATGTGCCGGGCACTCTGCTCAATCTTGCTCTCACCAACCTGTCAAGCTCAGACCATGTGTTGAGACTTTCGTCGTACAACCTACTTGGAGCCCTCTGTAAAGCATTTAAGTTCGGTGCAGCTTCGAATTTGATGTGCACCAAAG ACGTTTCTGTTCCAATGGACCCTTCTCATTTCATCATCAAGATCAGCCGGCAGTTGGCGACATCCGAACCACAGCTGACATTTGACTTCTTGACCGAGTTTTTCGTTGGCTGGGAGACCTTCACAGAGGAACAAAAGCCCCTCAGCCTTGCATACATGGCACCATGGCTGCCTGGTCTACGGACGGCAGTTTTGGCAAATGAGCCAGACGCCGAGAAAGGCAAGGAGAAGATTGCCGCTTTGTTCCGGAAACTCATTGACGTCGCCATATCGGACCACGGCCTGACATACACACTGGAGCAAGTTGTCTGGCCCGCCATCTATCAGGACGAAACGATACTTGACATCTTTCTCGAAGAGCTCATGAGAGCAGCACTGAGTTTTAGCTTCGCAGAAGAACCAATGGAGGCTTTGTCCTCCATCGTCTCAGGCATGGGCAGCATCACACTGCGTGGAAAGGTCATTTCCCGGCTGCGGAAGGCGCTGAACCGTTCTTCACTTCGACCCACAAAATACTTGCCCGACAACGCCGTCTGGGCCGAAATCTGTGTCTTGCTCCATTTCTGTCTATCGCTGTCTTTCGACAACGGGGTCCAGTCGCAGCTATACTTGCCTGAGATTTTCCACATAGTCACCATCTTGGCCAACACCGGCGCTCCAGAGGTGCGCTTACTTGTTCACAGGCTCCTTGTGAACACTGTTCATGCAGCCTGTACTTCGTTCAATCTCGACGACACACGATTCAACAAGCTTAGGGGCAGTTTGGACTTTCTCAGCGAGCCCAGGAGCGAAATAttctcggcgccgcctccattCTTGCGCGACGGCGCCTCTATGTCAACGACACAGGAGGCTGGGCCTTCGCTTACTGCCACCGAGAACCTGGCCGCTGTCCTGTTTGAAGTCTGCTCTGTTGCGGCACCTTCAGTCGACATTTCCAACGCCTGGAGGTCTCGATGGATGAGCCTGGTTGCCAGCACTGCTTTCCAAAATAATCCAGCCATCCAACCTCGGGCTTTCGCTGTCATGGGTTGCTTAGCGCGGGAAGAGGTCGATGACGACCTGCTCTACCAAGTACTTGTTGCTTTGCGGAACAGTGTAGGTCGCTTGGGTGAGGATACCAATAGTGACATGCTCATCTCCATCGTCACATCCTTGTCCAAAATGATGGCAAAACTACCATCGGCGTCTCGATATGGTCTTCAGCTCTTCTGGCTTGCAATATCTCTCCTACGACTAGTCCCTCCGGCGCTGTTCAATTGCACGGCTCAGTTCCTGGAGGCGGTCATGACTAACATCAGTACAGTGGGAGACTTGAGAGGTGACAAGATGGGCCCTCTACTACTTCAGGGTCGGgtccagctcgaggaggctGCGCTGCCTCTGGATGATGCTTACGGCATTCACTTTACGGCCGAGAACTTTCATTTCGCAGTCTGCGCTTGTCTCGCCCGCGGCCTAGCCGACACCACGACTAAGACCAATGCAACAAGAGTGTTGTCAGCCTTCTTGGACATGGCCGGCAATCCTGTAGGAGGTGCAGGCCATCCATCAGACGACATTTCTCGATCACCCTACATGGCTTTGATCCTAGCACGAACTGTCGGGAGCGACGAGCTCAGGGACAGCCTATGGCTTGCTGGAATCAACCCTCTATTGTTGGGGGATGTGACTGGGATACAACGATATGAGGACCTTGGCGGCATGAAAGACAAAGATCTCCTCCTCAACACGGCCATTGAGTTGATTGACTTCCAGTATCTGGAGGATGCGCTGCAAAACCGGACCCTTCGATGGTTGACTGAGCTTGCAACAGTCAGACCGGCCGTCATTATGCATCTGTAA